GGGGACCAAGCCTTGGGTGATCGGCCTGGCGAACATGCGTGGCGAGTTGACGGGTATCTACGATCTGTCGCGATTCTATTTTCAGGTGCCGGCGGAGCAAACCCGCCATTCGGTGGTGCTGCTGGCCAAGAATCCCCGGTTCGGGGCGGCCTTTCTGGTCGATCGTTCCTACGGCATACGTCAGATCCCCTTCAGCGCCGAACGGCCGATTCAGGAGACTCGGCTGATCGGTGTGCTGCGTGAGGCCTGGGTGGAGGACGAGTGGGTGCCTATCTTGAATCTTGATGCACTGACAGAGAGCGATCAGTTCATGAATGCCGTTGCCTGAATGTGAAGACAAGGACCATCAATCGATTTCACAACGGACCGCGCGTCTTGTTGTTCAGCTAGGAGTGAGCAGTTGCTATGAGTCTTGGAGTTAGGTTGGGCGGCCTGAGCCGTCAGGTCGTTGCGCTGGTCGCCATTGCCGTGGTCGCGTTGCTGGCGACGGTGGTGATCTTCATCGTGTCCGCGCAGAATGACCAGCAACTGCTGGATCGACGTCTGGTGGCCGCACAACTGGAGCGATCCGCGCAGGAGATGACGATCGAATCATTGCGGGCGGTACGCGGTAACAAGGGCTCGTTCGATACCGTGCTCACCTTGCGCGCCCAGTTCATTTCCGATCTCGACGCGCTCGCTGGCAAGGATCCCAAGCGGCCATCCGCGAAGCTGTCCGGTGAGCGGAAGGCGGAGCTCGCCAAGGTCCAGGAAAGCTGGAGCAAGTACAACCTGGCGCTCTCGAAGGTGCTGGAGGGGCAGAAGGCCATTCTGAACGTAGGCAGCCTCGCTGAGCAGCTCCGGCAGATGCTGCCGGACCTCTTGTCGTCCTCTGACGATGTCGTGCAGTCTCTCGTTGCCGGGCAGGCCAGTCCCGCGGTCATCTATCTGGCAACGCGACAGTTGATGCTGGTTGAGCGGATCGGCCTGACGCTGGGTGAAATTACCTCAGGGGATCAGAGTGCGGCCAATGCCTCGGATCGTTTTGGCCGCGACGTGGCGCTGTTCGGTGGCGTGCTCAACGGGTTCCTGAACGGTAACCGGATGGCGCCGCAGATCAACGATGCCGCGACTCGGGCGAAACTGCGCGACGTTGCCGTGCTTTTCGCCACCGTCAACCAGGGGGTTTCCGACGTATTGGCGCAGGCACCGGCCGTACTGGCCGCCAACCTGGCGTCCCATACGATCGACAAGATCTCTGGTCCCTTTACTGCGGATGTCACGAAACTGGCGTCAACGCTGGCAAATGACCAGGCTCAGTCCGGTCAGCTGGCCTACATCGGTTATGCGACGGGTGGTATTGCACTTTTGATTCTGCTCTGGCTCGGCGTGACCCTGGTTCAGGATTCCCGTTCGGCCATGCGGACCACCGAGGCCCAGAATCAGCGTAACCAGCAGGCCATTCTGCGGCTGCTGGACGAAATGATGACGCTCGCCGACGGTGACTTGTCGTCGCATACCACGGTGACTGAAGAGATCACCGGGGCGATTGCCGACTCCGTGAACTACTCCATCGACGCACTGCGTGATCTCGTCGGAACCATCAACGATACCTCGGTACGTGTTGCCGACGCGGTACGCCGGTCGGAATCCGACTCCCGCTCGCTGGCCGACAAGTCGCGTGCCCAGGCGCAGCAGATCAGTTCGGTATCCGACGCCATTGCGCAGATGTCCGATCAGATCGAGGCCGTGTCCTTCAACGCGCAGCAGTCGGCCATGATCGCGCAATCGTCGGTAGACGTGGCGCACCGAGGCGGTGATGCCGTACGGGAAACCATCTCGGGCATGACGAGTATTCGCGAGCAGATTCAGGAAACCGCCAAGCGAATCAAGCGACTGGGCGAGTCCTCGCAGGAAATTGGCGACATCGTCGGCCTGATTACCGACATTGCCGACCAGACCAACATTCTCGCCTTGAACGCAGCGATCCAGGCGGCCATGGCGGGTGAAGCCGGTCGCGGCTTCGCCGTGGTTGCTGACGAAGTACAGCGTCTTGCCGAACGTGTCGGTAAGGCGACCCGTCAGATCGAACTGCTGGTGAACACGATTCAGACCGACACCTCCGAAGCCATGCTCGCCATGGAGCAGACCACCACGAACGTGGTCAGTGGTGCCGCTCTGGCTGAAAACGCCGGTAAGGCCCTGCGGGAAATTGAAACGGTATCCCTCAGCCTGTCGGAGCAGATCAGTCAGATTGCGAAGGTCACGGAGCAGGAAGCGGCTGTGGCAACGGACCTGCGGGAGACCGTCAACAACATTCGGGCAGAAACACAAGCCACGACAGAGAAGGCCATTCGTGCCGCGGACGAGATTGGTGCGCTGGGTTCCCTGTCGCAGGAACTCAACAATTCGGTTGCAGGCTTCAAGATGCCGACGCGCGAGGCCTGACCGAAGGAGCTGCGGCTTCGGTAGCTGGGTCGGACCAGTTGATGATCCACAGGACAGCCCGATGGGCTGGGTTCTGGGTTGTCAGGGTGGTTCGGCTCCTCCTGGCCCCGATGACAAGAGTGATCGTTTGTTCAGCAGAACGATAAAAAAGAACGTAGCTGATGGAACGGCATATCGATGGCCAGCACAGGGTGCTGCGTCGATCAAATCCTAGGAGCGGTTTGTGTACATGCGCACAGAATCAAAAGTAGACTCGATAGTTTTTGACTGGCTCCGTGAAGGACTGGGCGAGAAACTGGATCAACTACTTCGTGCACTTGAAGATCTCAGTGGCGGAACGGGTGGTGCCGAGCACATTTACGAATCGCTCCAGGCCGTCAAGACCATGGATTCGGTTCTGTCGATCGCCGATTTCCAAGTGTTGCGCGTACTCCTCAAGGAGGAGATGGCCGCACTGATCCTCCTCGAATCCAAGCCCGCCGAAACCGAAACCCTGCTCTATGCCGTGACGGAGGCCGCTTGGTTGCTCGGGGCGATTTTCGATCGCCTGAGCATCGGCGCTACGGTCAATGCGATGAGTCTGCTGCCGATGATCAACCGGTTGCGCAAGGCACAAGGCCTTGCCGAGGTCGATACCCGGAATGTACTGGCTCGCGCCAGCATCATCTGGTCCGAAAGCCGTATTGCCAGCGAACCCTACCGAGCGTCGGATACCGCGACGCGTGCAGCGTCCGAGTCTGCCGGTGTGGCGCCCAAGGCGCTGCTTGGCCAGATGGAGCAGCAGATCCTGCAGCTCATGCGGGGCAATGCGGTCATCATCCCGGAGTTGCTGAAGACCTTCGACCAGATTATCGACAACGAGGTCAATCCTGCGGTCATCGTGGCGACGCGGGTATTCGAGGAGCTTCTTGGTGCGGTTCACGGCAACCCGGAAGGTTATCTGCCGCTGGCTCAGCGGATGATCGGTCGCATCCTCAAGCTGTTCCGGATGGAGTTGCAGGGGCGCGACAGTCTGCAGATTCGCCATGAGGCCATTGAGCTGGCCACGGATCTGCTGCTGGAACTGCTGAAAGTCTTACCGGATGATCGGGTCCTTTGCGGTGAGGAAGTTCAGCAATGGCACCTGATGCTGTCGACGGAGAATGAGCGGGCGCGCTACCTGGGGCTGGAGTCCGCGACGCTCACGCAGGTTGCCGATGCCCTTTCAGAGGAATTGAATGCCGCTCAGGACGTGCTGGATATTTTCGTTCGGGGGGCCAAGACCGACCTGGAGCCCCTGGTTCGTATTCAGCCCCGACTCGAGCAGATCATCGGTGTCCTCGATACGTTGAACTACGCCGATGAGGCGAAACTGATTCGGTCGGCACTGGAGCGCCTCGTCCAGGTGACCCGGGGTGCCGTCGTGCTGGATGACGACTTCCTGATGGAGCTGGCGGTGGCCGTGATGACCTCGGAGCAGGTCGTTTCGCAAATCGGTCAGTTCATTGTCGACGCCGGTGACCGACCCAGCATGATCGACCGGGTCGTGCGTCAGTCGCGACTCGCCCTGGCAACGGCGTGCTACGAGGATATCCTCGCTGCTAAGGAAATCGTCAATAAGTCTCTCAGCCCGGTGGGCACTGCTCCGACGACTGAGACGCTGGCGGATGCGGTCGCCCTCGTCCATGGGGTGGGTAATGCGCTTTCCGCGGCAGAACTCACGGCAGCCATGCCCTTGATCGAAGGATTGCAGACCTGGCTGGCTTCGCGCGTAGGCACTCTGAATCAAATGACGCCGCGAAGCATGGCCGCGTTGGCGGAAGTGTCTGCAGCCATCGAGTTCTATCTTGAGAATCTCCGCGATTACAAGAAAGAGCTGATTCAGTATCTGGATGGCCCAAAAGCGATGCTGCCGGACCTTCTGGGCGAGGTCGAGCTGTCGACTTCCGCATCGACGGATGCACTTGGGCTTGAGATGGTCGCTGATCACGAATCGACCGCTGTCGAGGAGCCTGTCGAGGCGGTGTCCGATACGATGTCTCAGCCCGAAACCTTGTTGTCGGGCGCGGAAGTGGACGCCCCTGTTGATGAGTCGGGATCGGCGCTGACGGAAGAAATGCCCCCCATTGATGAGTCGCTGGCGAGCATTGACGACCTGATCGCACAGCTGTCGGCTGATGATACGACTCCGGAAGTGGCGCCGTCCACGGACGAGGGCGTGCTGCCAGCGAGCCTGGATTTGCCCAGTGAAGAAGCACCTGCTGACCACTCGGAAGGTGCCTTGCCGGTGTCTCCGGCGATGGATCTCGACGATCTTCTTCGGATGGTGCCTGATGAATCTTCGGAAGCGGATGCCGTGGGTCACGGCGGACGCCAGCCTGCAGACGAGCCGGAACCTGATCATCAGGGGCAGTGGCCGGACTTGCATCCGACCGAGGACGATTCCCTCGATCTCCCCGCCGCACCGATGGCGGAAGCGTCCGCTTTCCACGAAGCCGAAACTGCGGCAGACATGGACTTGGCGTTGGATGCGGAACTGTCGATCGACATGTCTACGGAAACTACCCAGCCCGATTCTACAGAGCGCCCTGCCGATGGCGACGTCATCGGCGGGTCGGAGGACGCCGTAGATTTGGCGCTTCCGGGCGAGTCGACGACGGATGCGCCGGTGTTGCAGGCTGTGGCGTCCCTTGAAAATGCAGAGGCGGCCGACGCCGACGAAATGGCGCTGGACGAGCCCTGGACGGGCGTTTGGGCACCGGATGCCGATACTGAGTCCGAGACCGAGTCCGAGTCCACTGAACTTCCTGAGGCTGAGGAGCCATCCTCAGTACAGTCGCTGGATATCAATCCTGTGCCGGAAAGCGCGCAGGAATTTGTCTCGACGGATATGGAGCTGGCGCCCGAGGCCTCGGATTCCCGGGATGCGGTGTCCAGCGTGGATACGGGGGCTCTTCCCGAATTCGACTCTGAAGCAACGGCATTGCAGACAGAGGCTACGCCCAGTGCCGACGTCGTCGATGCATCCCTGGATCCCGCGGCACTGGAAATGCGCATGGTCTTTGCCGAGGAAATGGCCGATACGGTTCCTGCCCTGCAGGACGCCGTGGGTCGTTGGCTGTCCACTGGCGACCGCGAGGAGCTGACCGTCATTCGTCGGGGGTTTCATACCATCAAGGGCAGTAGCCGGATGGTGGATCTCAATACCATCGGTGAGTGGGGATGGTCTTACGAAAATCTGTTGACCCGCGTGCTTGACGACCGGATCCCGTCCTCGGCCGCATTGCGTGGAGATGTCGCGTCGGCCGTCCAGTTGATCGCGGATGCGTTGCCCGTGCTGGAGCAGGGGCGTGAGCCGCCCGTGAGTTTCTGGCAGGACTCTCAAGCGGCCGCGGAGCAGTGGATCGCCGGACAAGCAGCTGAGCAGGAAGTGGACGAGGCGCCAGAGTCCGTGGTTCAGGCGCCTCTTGACGCACTGACCGGGGCAGAGCCCAGTGATGAACAAGCTGCTGGGTTCGGCGATCATCCGTCGGCAGCCGCTCGATTCGATGGCGGTCCAGCCGAAGCCGAAGAGGGGCTGGCCGAGGACGGCGTTCGGGCATTTTCCTCCGAGGAACCCTTCGAGGAACCAATACCAGCGGTTGATTCGGCAAGCGAAGCACCTGTTTCGGAGGCTGCTGCGTCGGAAGCTGGGGCGGTCCCACCGGTCATCGAGGATCCGATTCTGCGGGAGATCTTCGATACGGAGTCCTCAGGATACATCCAGCAACTGCAGCAGCAGGTCGATCATGCAATGGACAACCATTTGCCGTTGACCTGTGACAAGGAACTGGTTCGTCTGGTCCACACGTTGCTGGGCTCCGCGCGGACAGCCGGGGTTCGGCCGATCGCGCACATCGCGGATCGGCTAGAAGAATGGGTCCAGTTGCTCGAAGAGCATCAACTGACGCTCGAATACGAACATCTGGGTGTGTTCCGTGAAGCGTTGGACGTCATGGATGACATTCGGCGTTGGGCGATCAAGCCCGATCTGCAGCAACCCGACCCCGAGCCGATCGAGAGCCAGATCGCCGTGCAGATCGACGAAGTGTTGGCACGAACCCTGCCGGAGCCGGAACCGGAACAGATCCTACGGGAATCCGAGATCGAGGATGCCGAAGATCAGATGTCGATGTTGTCGGAAATCGAGGAGACGCGCTCCGGGGATTCTCCGGCAGCGGCGACGGACGAGCCTTTGCTGGCTCAGCAGCACCCCGCCGCAGAGTTTCTTCTGGCGCCGCGGCCGGACGATCAACCAGCCGAGCAGGATCCGGATATTCTCCAGATTTTCCTGGAAGAGGCGGAGGAATTGCTCGAAAAAGCCGATGGGTACATTGCACATTGGCGCACGCATCCGCACGATCTGGATTCGATTCGCCTGTTGCATCGCAATCTGCATACGCTCAAGGGCGGCGCGCGCATGGCGGGACTTCTGAATCTCGCCGATGTGACCCACCTATTGGAAGATCGTTTGGATCGTGCTCGCGATCAGGGCGGTGAGCAAACCGAGCAACTGGTTGTACTGGTTCAGCAGACCTACGATGCCTTGGGCAAGATGCTGGATCTGGTCCGCCGTCATGAGCCCGTGCCGGCCCAGGTCGATCTGCTGGCAATGATTGTCGAGGAACAGTCCGGTCGCAAGCACGCGCCGGCGGTTGGGATTGATCTGGTCAGGACGACGCCGACCCCGGTCCCAGAGACTGTTCAGCCCGAAGTACATTCAGAGCCGGTCCGGGACGAGTCCGTGCCGGAAGCACCGGTAACGGCCACCTCGGTGCCGGTCGAGCCGCGTGAAGAAGCGCCGTCTCCGGCCACCCAGACGACGGCGACGACCGCTGCGGAGGTTCGCCGCGAGCAAATTCGCGTCGATGCGGATCGCATCGACGATCTGGTGAACCAAGTGGGCGAGAGCGTGCTCCTGCAGGCCCGCGTCGATCGTCAGGTCAGCGGTTTCGAGAGACAGCTTTTCGAGTTGCAGCAGACCTTGACGCGATTGCGCGGTCAGTTGCGCCGTCTCGAAATCGAGACAGAGTCGCAGATGAAGGCCGAGCTGATGGCCGAATCGGGGCTGAGTGCCGAAGAGTTCGATCCGCTGGAATTCGACCGGTTTACGCATGTCCAGGAACTCAGTCGCGGCATCATGGAAAGTCTGGGGGATATTTCCAGTATCGAAGAGGCAATGAGCGACCTGACCGAGCAGTCCCAGCTGCTGCTCCTGCAGCAGTCGCGTCTCGGTCGGAAGTTGCAGGATGGCATGCTTGCACTGCGGATGGTGCGCTTCAACGACGTCGTTGGACGCTTGCGCCGGATCGTGCGTCAGGTCGGCGATGAAGTGGGCCGCTCCGCCGATCTGATCGTGCACAACGGAGAGACCGAGCTTGACCGGGTGACTCTGGTCGGCCTGTTGCCCTCGCTGGAACACATGATCCGCAACAGTCTCGCGCATGGTATCGAGCAGCCGGAGGAACGACGCGCCAAGGGCAAGCCCGAGGTGGGCAAGATCGAGCTGACCATCGAAAGCTCGGGGGGTAACGTCACCCTCGAGCTCAAGGACGACGGCCGCGGACTGGATCTGGATACGATCCGCCGCAAGGCGATCGAGCGGAAGCTGATCGCGCCGGACCTCGAGCTGACCGATGACGAGGCGCGGTCGCTGATTTTCCTGCCCGGCTTTTCGACGGCGGGGAATGTGTCCCAGGTGGCTGGCCGAGGGGTCGGCATGGACGTGGTCGCCGGTTCGGTGCGGGAAATGGGCGGCTTCGTCGACCTGCAATCCGAATACGGCGTCTACACCCGTATTCAGTTGAACCTGCCGCTGACCCAAGCCATGACGCGCGGGATTCTCGTCTCCGTGGGCGATGAGCGCTTTGCGATCCCGTACAAGGGGGTCGTATCGGTGACTCGGATGACGACGATCCAACTCGCCGAACAGTACGCCAGCGAAAAACCGGCCGTGATGCTCAATGGCGAGCGCTATCCGCTGTTCAACCTGGGCGAGTTGATGACGCACGAGGCATTCAACGCCGAGAATCAGGAAACCGGCATCCGCCCGGTGTTCCTGTTCAAGCTGGGCGAGCGCCGCTTTGCGATCCAGGTCGATCACCAGCTCGGCGGCATCCAGCTGTTCGTCAAGTCGCTGGGGCCACAACTTGGCCGTGTGCCCGGTCTGTCCGGCGCGACCATCGCCGATGATGGCAACGTGATCCTCGTGCTCGAATTGTTTGAACTGGTGCGCCAGTTCCAGCGGCGCGACGACCGCGATGTCGATCTAACCGCAGCGTTGGAAGCCCGTCGTCGGCCGGTGGTGCTGGTCGTGGACGACTCGCTCACCGTACGCAAGGTCACAGCGCGCACACTGGAGCGCAACAATCTGGATGTCATCCTGGCGCGCGACGGTGTCGAGGCGCTGGGCGTACTGCACGAACAAAGACCCGATCTGGTACTCACCGATATCGAGATGCCCCGCATGGACGGTTTCGAACTGCTTGGAGCCATCCGCAACGATCCGCAAACCCGCGCCGTCCCGGTCATCATGATTTCGTCCCGAACGGGCCAGAAACACCGCAGTCGCGCCGAATCGCTGGGCGTTAGTGCCTATCTCGGCAAACCCTATGCGGAGGCAGATCTGATCAATCGAATCGAGCAGTTCATTGCGGACAAGCGTGGGAAATTACTTGCTGCACACGGGATTCGAGGGGGCACGACCAAGGGAGATGAGGCATGAGTGATATGGATCAGGCAACCGTAATGCCGGAAGAAGGAGCGGTTTCGTCCGGTGATGCGGCGACATCGTCGGGTTCCCGGGTCCGGATCGTGCGTCTGCCGACGCAGGTTGCGAACCTGGAAGTGATCGTTCCGTATGCCCTGATCGCGGAAATCAACGAGGTCATGTTGCCGGAGGGTGAAACTCATCTGAGCCGCCTCGATGCCGCCATGGTCGATTGGCGTGCCCAACGGATACCATTGGTGAGTCTCGAAGCCATGCTCAACGAGCCACTGCCGACCATCGGTCAGCGCGTGCGTTGTGCCGTGATTTATGGCACCAACCCGGATATTGCCTTGCCGTATTACGCCATTCTGCTCTCGGGTGTGCCGCGTTCGGAAGAGGTGACCGCCGACAGTTTCGAGGAAGAAGTGCAAGTGGATGGCGAGATCTGGGGGATTACCGCCCTACTGGGTGGTCGTCGGATTGCCATCCCCGACGTGCGCACGCTGGAGCTGCGGATCGATGAAATGCGTCTGCGCTTCGAACAGGAGTCGATGGCGCCGGCGCAATAGGTCGCCGTAACCCCTCCGGCAGTTCGCCCTGGATTCCGAGCCGGGCTGGTGTAGGAAGGGGGGCATTTCAGCCAATCGCTGCTGTGCTATGCCCTCCGGTCCGGGCTCAGCATAGCCCGGAATCAGGCCGAATGCGCCACGCGTATATGGTCCTTCCGGCGGGCCATGATCGCCGACCACCCGGCGATCGCCAGAAGGGACACCAGGATATATGCCGTGGTGGTGGTGAGGTACCCGGAGAGATAGATGCTGACCTGGCTGGCATAGGCGGCCAGCGACATCGTCGTGAAATGACCGGAAAAGGCCCAGAACGTCAGGTTCGAGATCGCAAACGCAGTCACCACCCCGGCAACCGTCCAACCCATCAGCTCGATGGGCACCAGCCAGTAGGGGGTGTTCTGGGCCGATGACGCGCCCGTACTCCGCCAATCACGGCGAGCGAGACGACCCGCACCCCACAGAGCCGCGTAGGCCAGCATCAAACCCGGATAGGCCGGTGAAAAGCATGCGATCCGCACAGGGCCATCCTGCCAGAAAGCAAACAGATCCACGGCAACGGCGATGCCCAGAAGTGCGGGCAAGGCCCATCGGGGACGCAGGTACAACCCGGCCAGAAGGAAGACGGCCCAGGAAGTGTCGGCCAGATGGAGCGCGCTGCTGAAGTGGTAATCCCGCGTCGCCATCATCGACAGCGCCAGGATCAGAAACAAGCCCACGCCAAAACGGCCAGTTTCGGTTTGAGGGCCGGTGAGCAGTTCTTTGGGTAATTGGGCCATGTGATGTGTTCCGGTTGTCAGAGTTATAGCGCCAGTATAGCCCCAGGTAGGCGACGAAAAAACCGCGCGCTTCCGGGCGGCAGGCCTCGATTAGCGACCATAGCGCAGTGTGAGGAAGCCGCCGCGACCCGCCTGATTGTAACCGTATGCCGTTTGATAGACATGGTTCGTCAGGTTCGTGACCTTGGCTTCGACGTGCCATTGCGCTCCGAATCGATAACTGACGCGCAGATCGGCGGTGGCGAAGCCATTGTTGATCTGGCTCGCATTGACCTCATGCGTCTGGGTCTGTCCGCGAACGGTCAGACCGGCATCCCATCGCCCGAACTGTCGATCGACGTCGAGTCTGCCGCTCCACTTGGGTTGACGCGGCAGACTCGTGCCCGTGGAGCGGTCACGGGTGGACAACCAGGTGCTGCTGGCGTTGATGATCCAGCCCCGGGGGCGCCAGCCCAGTTGCCACTCCGCGCCGATGACTTCGGCTCGGCGGATGTTTTGCGGAATGTAGTGGCTATCCAGGGCAATCAGGTCCCGGCTGCGTGTGCGAAATGCCGTGATGGCAGAGGACCACGCGTCTTTCGTCCAGTTGGCGCCGATCCGCGTTGTATGGGCGCGTTCGGGGCGCAGATTCGGGTTGCTGTAGCCGGGGTAGTAGAGGTCGTTGAAACTGGGAATCCGGAATCCGGTCCCGTATCCAGCCGTCAGAGCCCAGGCGGGAGCGAGTTGCCAGCTGAGATCAATCGAGCCCGTATTGGCATTGCCGAATTGGCTGTTGTGATCGTGGCGAAGGGCCGTTTGCAAGGAGATTGGGCCGATCTGGTTCACATATTGCGCATACAGGCCGTCGTTGCGTCGATCCGTCACCGTGTATTGCGTGCTGCTGTCGACATGGTCGCGGGACTGATCTGCACCGAGCGTGAGCAGGCCGCGGCCCAGCGTAAGGTCGTTGGCAAGGCTGGCTGTATCCCGTCTGCTATCGAATTCGGAGGCGAAAGCTCCGTTTTCGTAGCTGCTCAGGCGATCGATACTGCGTCCGAGCGTCCCGCGCAACTGCCAGGGCCCCAGTTTCATCAGGGCGCCGTCCAGCCCGAAAACTTGCTGACGATCGCGCGACTGGTTCTGAAAGCTGCCGTCAAAGTCCGTCCAGGCATTGCTGCCGAGCCAATGGGCGGCGATCCGTGCGCCATTGTCCGCGTGATAGCCAAGTCGGGCCTGGGCCGCGTTGTTGTGGTAGCCATCCTGGTCCGGTTCCTTGGGGTAGTAGGGCCAGCCGCTGTTGAATCCGCCTGTCTGGTCATGGCTCGCACCCAGGGAAAAATCCACGTGATCGGTGCCGCCGGACAGATTGGCGGAAGAGGTCAGGGTGGAGCGGGAACCGCCGCCGATGCTGAAGTCGGGATGTAGACCCTGTTGCCCCTGTCGGGTGAAAATCTGGATGACGCCACCCATCGCATCGGCGCCATACTGGCCGGAGCGCGGGCCGCGAACGATTTCGATATGGTCGATCTGGGCGACCGGCAGGTTTTCCAGATAGGCTTGACCTGAGGTCAGCGAGCCGACGCGCACGCCGTCGACGAGTACGAGCGTCTGGCTGGCGCCGGCGCCCCAGATCGACACGTTCGTCAGTTTGCCGGGACCGCCCTGATTCACGAGATTCAGGCCTGCGGTGTTCTCGAGCAGGCTAAGCACGGACGTTGCTTGAAGACGATCGATCTGCGCGCGGCTGATCGTGGTGCTCGGCACGCCGGCGAACGCCACGGGGGCATCGTGGGTGGCCGTAATGTTGAGGGTCGGCAGGGTTGTGGTTTCGGTCGGAGTGGCCAGTGCGGCGGTCGAGGCCGGTAGTGAGCACAGACAGGCGAAAGCGGCCCGGTACGGGCGACGAACGGATTGAGAAAACATGGAAGATGGCTCGCAATCGAGGTGCGCCCACCGCGCACCAGATGGAAAACGCACAGGGCCGGTCTCCGGACTCGCGTCACGGGACGACGCCTACCGTTGCGGGGGCAGCGCGGGCCTTGCGTGCATGAACGCACGCGCACCCGCTTCCCAGTTTCACCCATTGCCGGTCAGGCAATGGGCACCTTGTGCACTGCGGCGCATTGTGCCCCATTTTTGTGTCGGGTCAAGCGGCCTAACTGATGAACGATCTTCATGGTTTCGATGAGCGGATTGGACCAGGGGCAGACGGACGCGTGCCGTTTCAGTCTGCCGGCTCGTGGGCGCGGGCAGATGGGAAATGGGAAGAAGATGAATATGACCGATTTATCGGTCGTAGCCGGTATACTGTGCTGTATTTGAAGTGTGCGCGAGTGCCGAGCCTGGCTGGCCGGTGCGATTCGCGAATCCAACCCGGATGGTTGCCTATGCGACCGTCGCGCAGAGCCGAAAATATGTCGCTTGAATCGCCTCCCGAGATCCTTGATGTTCGTACCGTCGCGACCAGTCGGCTGTTCGAGATCGAGGCGGTCGATTTGCGCTTTTCGAACGGTGTCGAAGTGGGTTTCGAACGGTTGAAAGGCAGTGCAGCGGGTGCCGTGCTCGTTGTGCCAATAACCACCGAGCAGGATGTCGTGCTGATTCGGGAATATGCCTGCGGGACAGAGCGCTATGAGCTCGGGCTGCCCAAGGGGCGTGTCGAACCGGGCGAAGCCCTGATGGTCGCAGCGAATCGCGAACTGATGGAAGAGGCGGGTTTTGGGGCCGAACAGTTCGATTATCTGGCGGAATTGACGTCGGCGCCCACCTACTCCGGGCAGCGCACCCATGTG
The Halothiobacillus diazotrophicus DNA segment above includes these coding regions:
- a CDS encoding chemotaxis protein CheW; translated protein: MTMPTNAFDYLLWIQDKAAAHAVGMPKTDQVEVTWQAVLFRTGGQQMLVPLIQVRAILPPPHQVHIPGTKPWVIGLANMRGELTGIYDLSRFYFQVPAEQTRHSVVLLAKNPRFGAAFLVDRSYGIRQIPFSAERPIQETRLIGVLREAWVEDEWVPILNLDALTESDQFMNAVA
- a CDS encoding methyl-accepting chemotaxis protein yields the protein MSLGVRLGGLSRQVVALVAIAVVALLATVVIFIVSAQNDQQLLDRRLVAAQLERSAQEMTIESLRAVRGNKGSFDTVLTLRAQFISDLDALAGKDPKRPSAKLSGERKAELAKVQESWSKYNLALSKVLEGQKAILNVGSLAEQLRQMLPDLLSSSDDVVQSLVAGQASPAVIYLATRQLMLVERIGLTLGEITSGDQSAANASDRFGRDVALFGGVLNGFLNGNRMAPQINDAATRAKLRDVAVLFATVNQGVSDVLAQAPAVLAANLASHTIDKISGPFTADVTKLASTLANDQAQSGQLAYIGYATGGIALLILLWLGVTLVQDSRSAMRTTEAQNQRNQQAILRLLDEMMTLADGDLSSHTTVTEEITGAIADSVNYSIDALRDLVGTINDTSVRVADAVRRSESDSRSLADKSRAQAQQISSVSDAIAQMSDQIEAVSFNAQQSAMIAQSSVDVAHRGGDAVRETISGMTSIREQIQETAKRIKRLGESSQEIGDIVGLITDIADQTNILALNAAIQAAMAGEAGRGFAVVADEVQRLAERVGKATRQIELLVNTIQTDTSEAMLAMEQTTTNVVSGAALAENAGKALREIETVSLSLSEQISQIAKVTEQEAAVATDLRETVNNIRAETQATTEKAIRAADEIGALGSLSQELNNSVAGFKMPTREA